A genomic region of Balearica regulorum gibbericeps isolate bBalReg1 chromosome 8, bBalReg1.pri, whole genome shotgun sequence contains the following coding sequences:
- the PLPPR4 gene encoding phospholipid phosphatase-related protein type 4 isoform X2 — protein sequence MIGEGILYCCLSKRRNGIGTEANINAGGCNFNSFLRRAVRFVGVHVFGLCSTALVTDIIQLSTGYQAPYFLTVCKPNYTSLNVSCTENSYVVEDICSGADLNIINAGRKSFPSQHATLAAFAAVYISMYFNSTLTDSSKLLKPLLVFAFIICGIICGLTRITQYKNHPVDVYCGFLIGGGIALYLGLYAVGNFLPSDENVFHPNFHREPLRSLTDLSQDANRILPGKNGSSSDGIVSHRTDSILNRNHRDSGSLTNIKRANADVEIITPRSPMGKENMVTFSNTLPRVNTPSLEDPARRNATIHASMDSARSKQLLSQWKNKNESRKLSLQVIETESGQSPPRAIEMRSSSEPSRVGVNGDHHGPTSQYLKIQPGNVPGCNNSGLSGGPRVSIQSRPGSSQLVHIPEETQENVNTSPKSSSARAKWLKAAEKSVACRSNSQPRIMQVIAMSKQQGVLQGSPKSSEGSTVTCTGAIRYKTLTDHEPSSIVRVEAHPENNRPVIQMPSEGEGSGSWKWKGPEKITLRQTYELNDLNRDSESCDSLKDSYGSGDRKRSNIDNSEHHHHGITTIRVTPVEGSEIGSETLSISSSRDSTLRRKGNIILIPERGSSPENTRNIFYKGTSPTRAYKE from the exons ATGATAGGAGAAGGAATTCTCTACTGTTGCCtgtccaaaagaagaaatgggattGGAACAGAGGCCAATATTAATGCAGGAGGATGCAACTTCAATTCTTTTCTTAGAAGAGCTGTCAGATTTGTTG GCGTTCATGTGTTTGGTCTTTGTTCTACTGCTCTTGTTACTGATATTATACAGCTATCAACAGGATATCAGGCACCATATTTCCTGACCGTTTGCAAGCCTAACTATACATCCTTAAATGTATCCTGCACAGAGAATTCATACGTTGTGGAAGATATTTGCTCAGGAGCTGATCTCAATATTATCAATGCTGGAAG AAAGTCATTCCCTTCTCAACACGCCACCCTGGCAGCCTTTGCAGCAGTGTACATTTCG atGTACTTCAATTCTACGTTAACAGACTCCTCAAAACTCCTGAAGCCACTCTTGGTCTTTGCTTTTATCATCTGTGGAATTATATGTGGTCTAACTCGTATCACCCAGTATAAGAATCATCCAGTTGATGTTTACTGTGGCTTTCTCATAGGAGGAGGAATTGCTCTTTATTTG GGCCTATATGCTGTGGGGAACTTCTTACCAAGTGACGAGAATGTCTTTCACCCAAATTTTCACAGAGAACCTCTAAGGTCTTTGACAGATCTCAGTCAAGATGCCAACAGAATCCTGCCAGGTAAAAATGGTAGCAGCAGTGATGGCATTGTCTCTCACCGTACAGACAGTATCCTGAATAGAAACCACAGAGATTCAGGGTCTCTGACCAATATCAAGAGAGCAAATGCTGATGTAGAAATAATAACACCACGAAGCCcaatgggaaaggaaaatatggtTACTTTTAGCAACACTTTGCCAAGAGTCAACACACCATCCTTAGAAGATCCAGCGAGACGAAATGCAACAATACACGCATCAATGGATTCTGCCCGTTCCAAACAGCTGCTTTCCCAGTGGAAGAACAAGAATGAAAGTAGAAAGTTGTCACTGCAAGTAATAGAGACTGAATCTGGCCAGTCACCACCACGGGCTATTGAAATGAGGTCAAGCTCAGAACCCTCTAGAGTGGGTGTAAATGGTGATCATCATGGCCCAACTAGCCAGTACCTGAAAATTCAACCTGGCAATGTACCAGGTTGTAACAACTCAGGTCTTTCTGGTGGGCCGAGGGTCTCTATTCAGTCACGTCCTGGCTCATCCCAGCTAGTGCATATTCCTGAAGAGACTCAAGAGAACGTGAACACATCACCCAAAAGTAGTTCAGCTAGAGCTAAATGGCTGAAAGCTGCCGAGAAGAGTGTTGCGTGTAGAAGCAATAGCCAGCCAAGAATCATGCAAGTAATAGCCATGTCTAAGCAGCAAGGAGTGCTTCAGGGCAGTCCAAAGAGTTCAGAGGGAAGCACAGTCACCTGTACAGGAGCCATCAGATATAAAACCTTGACAGACCATGAGCCAAGTAGCATTGTCAGAGTTGAGGCTCATCCAGAAAATAACAGGCCTGTAATTCAGATGCCATCAGAAGGTGAAGGAAGCGGATCATGGAAATGGAAAGGTCCCGAAAAAATCACCCTCCGTCAGACATATGAGCTAAATGATCTTAACAGAGACTCTGAGAGCTGTGACTCCTTAAAAGACAGTTATGGGTCAGGTGACAGGAAAAGGAGCAACATAGATAACAGTGAACATCACCATCATGGAATCACTACAATAAGAGTCACACCAGTGGAGGGAAGTGAGATTGGCTCAGAGACTCTGTCCATTTCTTCTAGCCGGGACTCAACACTTCGAAGAAAAGGGAACATCATTTTAATCCCTGAGAGAGGGAGCAGTCCAGAGAACACTAGAAACATCTTCTATAAAGGCACATCCCCCACACGAGCATACAAGGAATGA
- the PLPPR4 gene encoding phospholipid phosphatase-related protein type 4 isoform X1, whose amino-acid sequence MSAKERQKGKVTKDSVTLLPCFYFVELPILASSVVSLYFLELTDVFKPVHSGFNCYDKSLSMPYIEPTQESVPFLMLLSLVFAGPSITIMIGEGILYCCLSKRRNGIGTEANINAGGCNFNSFLRRAVRFVGVHVFGLCSTALVTDIIQLSTGYQAPYFLTVCKPNYTSLNVSCTENSYVVEDICSGADLNIINAGRKSFPSQHATLAAFAAVYISMYFNSTLTDSSKLLKPLLVFAFIICGIICGLTRITQYKNHPVDVYCGFLIGGGIALYLGLYAVGNFLPSDENVFHPNFHREPLRSLTDLSQDANRILPGKNGSSSDGIVSHRTDSILNRNHRDSGSLTNIKRANADVEIITPRSPMGKENMVTFSNTLPRVNTPSLEDPARRNATIHASMDSARSKQLLSQWKNKNESRKLSLQVIETESGQSPPRAIEMRSSSEPSRVGVNGDHHGPTSQYLKIQPGNVPGCNNSGLSGGPRVSIQSRPGSSQLVHIPEETQENVNTSPKSSSARAKWLKAAEKSVACRSNSQPRIMQVIAMSKQQGVLQGSPKSSEGSTVTCTGAIRYKTLTDHEPSSIVRVEAHPENNRPVIQMPSEGEGSGSWKWKGPEKITLRQTYELNDLNRDSESCDSLKDSYGSGDRKRSNIDNSEHHHHGITTIRVTPVEGSEIGSETLSISSSRDSTLRRKGNIILIPERGSSPENTRNIFYKGTSPTRAYKE is encoded by the exons TTGCCCATATTGGCATCTTCTGTTGTTAGCCTCTATTTTCTTGAACTTACCGATGTCTTCAAGCCAGTTCACTCTGGATTTAATTGCTATGACAAGAGTCTGAGTATGCCATACATTGAACCTACACAAGAGTCTGTTCCCTTCTTGATGTTGCTTAGTCTGGTTTTTGCGGGACCATCAATTACG ATAATGATAGGAGAAGGAATTCTCTACTGTTGCCtgtccaaaagaagaaatgggattGGAACAGAGGCCAATATTAATGCAGGAGGATGCAACTTCAATTCTTTTCTTAGAAGAGCTGTCAGATTTGTTG GCGTTCATGTGTTTGGTCTTTGTTCTACTGCTCTTGTTACTGATATTATACAGCTATCAACAGGATATCAGGCACCATATTTCCTGACCGTTTGCAAGCCTAACTATACATCCTTAAATGTATCCTGCACAGAGAATTCATACGTTGTGGAAGATATTTGCTCAGGAGCTGATCTCAATATTATCAATGCTGGAAG AAAGTCATTCCCTTCTCAACACGCCACCCTGGCAGCCTTTGCAGCAGTGTACATTTCG atGTACTTCAATTCTACGTTAACAGACTCCTCAAAACTCCTGAAGCCACTCTTGGTCTTTGCTTTTATCATCTGTGGAATTATATGTGGTCTAACTCGTATCACCCAGTATAAGAATCATCCAGTTGATGTTTACTGTGGCTTTCTCATAGGAGGAGGAATTGCTCTTTATTTG GGCCTATATGCTGTGGGGAACTTCTTACCAAGTGACGAGAATGTCTTTCACCCAAATTTTCACAGAGAACCTCTAAGGTCTTTGACAGATCTCAGTCAAGATGCCAACAGAATCCTGCCAGGTAAAAATGGTAGCAGCAGTGATGGCATTGTCTCTCACCGTACAGACAGTATCCTGAATAGAAACCACAGAGATTCAGGGTCTCTGACCAATATCAAGAGAGCAAATGCTGATGTAGAAATAATAACACCACGAAGCCcaatgggaaaggaaaatatggtTACTTTTAGCAACACTTTGCCAAGAGTCAACACACCATCCTTAGAAGATCCAGCGAGACGAAATGCAACAATACACGCATCAATGGATTCTGCCCGTTCCAAACAGCTGCTTTCCCAGTGGAAGAACAAGAATGAAAGTAGAAAGTTGTCACTGCAAGTAATAGAGACTGAATCTGGCCAGTCACCACCACGGGCTATTGAAATGAGGTCAAGCTCAGAACCCTCTAGAGTGGGTGTAAATGGTGATCATCATGGCCCAACTAGCCAGTACCTGAAAATTCAACCTGGCAATGTACCAGGTTGTAACAACTCAGGTCTTTCTGGTGGGCCGAGGGTCTCTATTCAGTCACGTCCTGGCTCATCCCAGCTAGTGCATATTCCTGAAGAGACTCAAGAGAACGTGAACACATCACCCAAAAGTAGTTCAGCTAGAGCTAAATGGCTGAAAGCTGCCGAGAAGAGTGTTGCGTGTAGAAGCAATAGCCAGCCAAGAATCATGCAAGTAATAGCCATGTCTAAGCAGCAAGGAGTGCTTCAGGGCAGTCCAAAGAGTTCAGAGGGAAGCACAGTCACCTGTACAGGAGCCATCAGATATAAAACCTTGACAGACCATGAGCCAAGTAGCATTGTCAGAGTTGAGGCTCATCCAGAAAATAACAGGCCTGTAATTCAGATGCCATCAGAAGGTGAAGGAAGCGGATCATGGAAATGGAAAGGTCCCGAAAAAATCACCCTCCGTCAGACATATGAGCTAAATGATCTTAACAGAGACTCTGAGAGCTGTGACTCCTTAAAAGACAGTTATGGGTCAGGTGACAGGAAAAGGAGCAACATAGATAACAGTGAACATCACCATCATGGAATCACTACAATAAGAGTCACACCAGTGGAGGGAAGTGAGATTGGCTCAGAGACTCTGTCCATTTCTTCTAGCCGGGACTCAACACTTCGAAGAAAAGGGAACATCATTTTAATCCCTGAGAGAGGGAGCAGTCCAGAGAACACTAGAAACATCTTCTATAAAGGCACATCCCCCACACGAGCATACAAGGAATGA